The following DNA comes from Plasmodium vivax chromosome 11, whole genome shotgun sequence.
CCTCGTGTTGCTGACAACTTGTGCTGATTTTTcgcgctttcttttttttggaggttCGCAGTTACACCGCTGGGCCATTTGTGCATGGTcgcatgtgtacatatgcaatGCGAATTTGCGCATGTGCGGACGCGTATGCGAAagtgtacctttttttcccaccccctgcacacgtacacacgtgctaaaagaaaaaaaaaaaaaaaaaaaaatgctaataTTTCAAAACGGTAATCTCACCAATTTGCTCTTAAACAAAACCAAGAAGAGAGCACTTTCggccatttttatttatgcaaaaagaggaaagtatttttttgtacaagcgaattttttccttcacacttttgtctaaatttttttaaaattgtatgcGTATTACGAAGCGTATCAGCTTCCGCGCTCCTTTGTTACGTCGATAATTTGCCCTTTATtttgtcccccccccccttcttcttttggGAACAACACAACTGCAACGATGGTGAAAAGCGCAAGCAAAAGCAATGACACGGAAATCGATGACTTCTCCCTCAACATAAACAACAGCAACGATTTTGACAGAGTCCTAAACGAAATTAAGTTAAAAGAATTTCATCATGAAAAGTCCAAAACGAGGAAGCACACCAAAAGTAAGGTAAAGCTAAAAAATGTCAACGATGTAGAAAATGACATGGTAAGCTTAAACCCGCAGTCAGACAAAGGcacgaagaagaacaaaaggattcttagcaaaaataaggggaaggaaaaattgccGCAAAATGACGTGAGCTCGATGAACGCGCCAAACGTGATGAACACGCCAAACGCAGTGAACGCGCAAAACAGCAATTTGTACGACACGCCCGTTTTCCCGCAAATCACCTCTCTAATTCTCTAccacgaaaaagaaaacaacaACTCGGAATCCTCCAGCAGCATCAAAAATGcaataaacgaaaaaataaaaagacacAACTCTAATCATAAAATCGAGAAACATACAATATATGACATCTACGCAAAGAcgctaaaaaaattgtcaattGAAGACGAAAGTGACGTCCTAAAAGAAAGTGATGAAGgcaacttttattttaatatgaacaaaatttcaGACAAGAGAAAAGGCAATCTAAACTTTTCAAATTCGAACTTTTCAAATAACACCTCAGATGTGTCCTCATCTAATTTGATTCCCACGTACCAAACTAAAGGCAGTAACgtggacaaaaaaataaaccaccAAAATGAGAAGGACGCAAAATTGagggaaataaaacataGCGATAGGGGTGCACAACCGAAGCAGCAGCGCCATCACagtaaggagaaaaagacgCAGAAGGACTTGGAACAGCTTCCAAGAAATGAAGCCCCAGAAAGGGACGCAAATTTTTACTACGATGAGGAAACGTTTAACGCTTCGCACCTGAACAAGGAACGTCAcagttgcaaaaatggtgGTGATTCCTCCGATGAAAAGCAAAACGCAAAGGGAATggtaaaagggaaaagggcgGGCGGTAGAGAACGAGGCAGAGAATCAGataaatatgaacatgaAAGGGATACAAATGGAGGTACATACAAAAGTGAACAAAAGTGCAAATTAAAAGGTGTAAGCGCAAGTGTAGATCTAAATTTATATCTAGATGAACAGCCCTACGCGCGTGATGCAAAGCTGCCTGCAGACTTGCTCAACACGAACGAATCAAAATCGTCAGCAAAGGAATACCTCACGCAAAAGGAACGTGATTATTTGAATTTGTCCAACTCCTTGTCCATTGAAAGCTTACACGAAAATGTAAGAGAAGAAACGCAGGGTGACGAAATGGGGaatgaaaaatgtgagaTAGCTAACACAAAGGGAAATGATCAAGTCGTAAGTAACTACGATGATGATAATGTGTATGGCGCAAAGGGATCCATCCAGACATCACTAAAAGATATACCCGAAATTAATACGTACCATTCACTGAACGATCtgttacacaaaaaaaaaaaatacataaacgGAAAACCAAACGAGAATTACGCAACATCAGAAATAACCACAACAGATTCTGAATACTCGATAGATGAAAAActgaatataaatatgtcatatgaagattttaaaaataagaaccAAAGTGACATGCTGTCTGTTGTACAGGTTAGCAAAAGTAAAGAGAAGTTACTAAAAGTAGTAAATAGtaaacacattttaaatattaggAAGCTGCTAAGAATAATGCGAGAATTTTATATAGGATTTATTGGTCTacaattaatttattttataacgTATCTTCTCTTTGGTAACAATAGCGTCTACTTAATTCAAATTGTTTCCATATCGTGTACCTTCTTTTCGCTGTTGGATGCCAATTACCACGGCTACTTACTAAATGGCTTTATTGACCTCTgtgttgcaatttttttaaatatagcTATTTTAGAAGACATTGCCGGTTTTAAAAGCTTAAAATCTAATgatgtgttaaaaaatataaccctGTCGAATGTCGTTTTCCTGTACATCTTTTCTGCGTTTTCGTTTTTGAATGGCTATTTTATACACAAGTTGCATTCCATGGAGAGAAGAAATATAAAGCATGTAATACGGAGCATCGAGTCGAAGGCGGAGCAGGCTGTTAAAAGCGCCACACTGGCTACCTCGCCTTCCAAAAGTGTTTACTAGGGCGTTCTTAGCGTGCACGCGCAGGTGTGCtttatacgtacatacgtacacacgtaaataaatatatatttatgcgtGTGTGCAGTTACCAACAAATGCAAATTCGCGAAACGGAAGAGTAAAAACTGTTTGTTCCAACTACCTTAACCTTGCGTGGCCTCTTTCTCACCGTAAAAGTGTTTTGTGTAACAACTATGTTACGCCCTCCTATACCACGTGAGCgttggggaagaaaaatgtgcgcacatgtgcatacgtgcTGCTGCTTGTATTTCCATTCCTCTCCTATTCGCGtatgtttttctttgttttgctttgttttgttttgttttg
Coding sequences within:
- a CDS encoding hypothetical protein, conserved (encoded by transcript PVX_113725A) — translated: MVKSASKSNDTEIDDFSLNINNSNDFDRVLNEIKLKEFHHEKSKTRKHTKSKVKLKNVNDVENDMVSLNPQSDKGTKKNKRILSKNKGKEKLPQNDVSSMNAPNVMNTPNAVNAQNSNLYDTPVFPQITSLILYHEKENNNSESSSSIKNAINEKIKRHNSNHKIEKHTIYDIYAKTLKKLSIEDESDVLKESDEGNFYFNMNKISDKRKGNLNFSNSNFSNNTSDVSSSNLIPTYQTKGSNVDKKINHQNEKDAKLREIKHSDRGAQPKQQRHHSKEKKTQKDLEQLPRNEAPERDANFYYDEETFNASHLNKERHSCKNGGDSSDEKQNAKGMVKGKRAGGRERGRESDKYEHERDTNGGTYKSEQKCKLKGVSASVDLNLYLDEQPYARDAKLPADLLNTNESKSSAKEYLTQKERDYLNLSNSLSIESLHENVREETQGDEMGNEKCEIANTKGNDQVVSNYDDDNVYGAKGSIQTSLKDIPEINTYHSLNDLLHKKKKYINGKPNENYATSEITTTDSEYSIDEKLNINMSYEDFKNKNQSDMLSVVQVSKSKEKLLKVVNSKHILNIRKLLRIMREFYIGFIGLQLIYFITYLLFGNNSVYLIQIVSISCTFFSLLDANYHGYLLNGFIDLCVAIFLNIAILEDIAGFKSLKSNDVLKNITLSNVVFLYIFSAFSFLNGYFIHKLHSMERRNIKHVIRSIESKAEQAVKSATLATSPSKSVY